The following coding sequences are from one Capsicum annuum cultivar UCD-10X-F1 chromosome 3, UCD10Xv1.1, whole genome shotgun sequence window:
- the LOC107865880 gene encoding transcription factor BEE 3 isoform X1, with protein sequence MADHQFTSDIQNCITNNSPFPLSNFDSSIDFMNQFPNMMTIPCSSDMSSFNLHSSLEFSHENIFNQVAEFPGNLQEIFQGNFQQGDAKINAMENNLPRNDNINESKKRKKIDTPESSSAYSSPAVSATGTKRRNHLGVEAISNSQVQRSKGRGNKVKSNEKEEEKPSDVVHVRAKRGQATDSHSLAERVRRGKINERLRCLQDIVPGCYKTMGMAGMLDEIINYVQSLQNQVEFLSMKLTAASSYYDFNSESDILVALQRAKAYEALKMQKMKKEIGCEELSSNQVGPYDHNFGSYPMLPYNT encoded by the exons ATGGCTGATCATCAATTCACCTCAGACATACAAAATTGTATTACTAATAATTCACCATTTCCTTTATCAAATTTCGATTCGAGCATCGATTTTATGAACCAGTTTCCAAATATGATGACCATTCCATGTTCTTCAGACATGTCAAGTTTCAATTTACATAGCTCATTGGAATTTtcccatgaaaatatttttaatcaagtAGCTGAGTTTCCAGGAAATTTACAAGAAATTTTTCAAGGAAATTTTCAACAAGGTGATGCCAAGATTAATGCCATGGAAAATAATCTTCCAAGAAATGACAATATCAATGAAagcaaaaagaggaaaaaaattgatacaCCAGAGAGCAGCTCAGCATATTCATCCCCTGCAGTTTCTGCTACGGGAACTAAAAGGAGAAAT CATCTAGGAGTCGAAGCAATATCAAATAGCCAAGTTCAAAGG AGCAAAGGAAGAGGAAACAAAGTGAAAAGTAATGAAAAGGAAGAAGAGAAACCAAGTGATGTGGTCCATGTTAGAGCTAAAAGAGGCCAAGCAACTGATAGTCACAGCTTAGCAGAAAGG GTTAGAAgaggaaaaattaatgaaagactTAGGTGCTTGCAGGATATTGTTCCGGGATGCTACAAG ACAATGGGCATGGCAGGAATGttggatgaaataattaattaCGTGCAATCCTTGCAAAATCAAGTGGAG TTCCTCTCCATGAAGCTTACCGCAGCAAGCTCATACTACGATTTCAACTCAGAGTCGGACATTCTCGTGGCATTGCAg AGAGCAAAGGCATATGAAGCACTAAAAATGCAAAAGATGAAGAAGGAAATTGGATGTGAAGAGTTGTCTTCAAATCAAGTTGGCCCTTATGACCATAATTTTGGAAGTTATCCAATGTTGCCATACAACACCTGA
- the LOC107865880 gene encoding transcription factor BEE 3 isoform X2 — MADHQFTSDIQNCITNNSPFPLSNFDSSIDFMNQFPNMMTIPCSSDMSSFNLHSSLEFSHENIFNQVAEFPGNLQEIFQGNFQQGDAKINAMENNLPRNDNINESKKRKKIDTPESSSAYSSPAVSATGTKRRNSKGRGNKVKSNEKEEEKPSDVVHVRAKRGQATDSHSLAERVRRGKINERLRCLQDIVPGCYKTMGMAGMLDEIINYVQSLQNQVEFLSMKLTAASSYYDFNSESDILVALQRAKAYEALKMQKMKKEIGCEELSSNQVGPYDHNFGSYPMLPYNT; from the exons ATGGCTGATCATCAATTCACCTCAGACATACAAAATTGTATTACTAATAATTCACCATTTCCTTTATCAAATTTCGATTCGAGCATCGATTTTATGAACCAGTTTCCAAATATGATGACCATTCCATGTTCTTCAGACATGTCAAGTTTCAATTTACATAGCTCATTGGAATTTtcccatgaaaatatttttaatcaagtAGCTGAGTTTCCAGGAAATTTACAAGAAATTTTTCAAGGAAATTTTCAACAAGGTGATGCCAAGATTAATGCCATGGAAAATAATCTTCCAAGAAATGACAATATCAATGAAagcaaaaagaggaaaaaaattgatacaCCAGAGAGCAGCTCAGCATATTCATCCCCTGCAGTTTCTGCTACGGGAACTAAAAGGAGAAAT AGCAAAGGAAGAGGAAACAAAGTGAAAAGTAATGAAAAGGAAGAAGAGAAACCAAGTGATGTGGTCCATGTTAGAGCTAAAAGAGGCCAAGCAACTGATAGTCACAGCTTAGCAGAAAGG GTTAGAAgaggaaaaattaatgaaagactTAGGTGCTTGCAGGATATTGTTCCGGGATGCTACAAG ACAATGGGCATGGCAGGAATGttggatgaaataattaattaCGTGCAATCCTTGCAAAATCAAGTGGAG TTCCTCTCCATGAAGCTTACCGCAGCAAGCTCATACTACGATTTCAACTCAGAGTCGGACATTCTCGTGGCATTGCAg AGAGCAAAGGCATATGAAGCACTAAAAATGCAAAAGATGAAGAAGGAAATTGGATGTGAAGAGTTGTCTTCAAATCAAGTTGGCCCTTATGACCATAATTTTGGAAGTTATCCAATGTTGCCATACAACACCTGA